The proteins below come from a single Camelus bactrianus isolate YW-2024 breed Bactrian camel chromosome 2, ASM4877302v1, whole genome shotgun sequence genomic window:
- the DRD5 gene encoding D(1B) dopamine receptor, whose product MQLPSAELDTSRGTWRLTNGACQLGGRLRSSELGRQCTGGAGAQETGERGGAGGGSAGPGSSEGRRPRSSAWGPAVPGPRPLGGGSLFASPAPKQTQPPPPPPPPPPLPGALPAPWNSPSDTGHFPALEGHNAATDPVVLQEARGVPARSGAPAQRTVSAPGARGSLSRGSRGATSRVPDGAALGAQGRSWDRTQPASAAEPDILPPGRNASTYRARSGQQQLAQGGAVGGSEGAAPLGPAQVVTAGLLTLLIVWTLLGNVLVCAAIVRSRHLRAKMTNVFIVSLAVSDLFVALLVMPWKAVAEVAGYWPFGAFCDVWVAFDIMCSTASILNLCIISVDRYWAISRPFCYERKMTQLVALVMVGLVWTLSILISFIPVQLHWHRDKMGSWGGVDPPSNSANGTPWEEAGEPEVSAENCDSSLNRTYAISSSLISFYIPVAIMIVTYTRIYRIAQVQIRRISSLERAAEHAQSCRSREACAPDAGLRASIKKETKVLKTLSVIMGVFVCCWLPFFILNCMVPFCSGHPEGPGAGFPCVSETTFDVFVWFGWANSSLNPIIYAFNADFRQVFAQLLGCSHLCSRTQVETVNISNELISYNQDTVFHKEIAAAYIHMIPNVVTPGDADVDKQAEEESPFDRISHISPRSPGGDPAAQSVWELDCEGETSLGKITPFPPNGFH is encoded by the exons ATGCAG CTGCCTTCAGCTGAGCTGGACACTAGCAGAGGGACTTGGCGGCTCACAAATGGAGCTTGTCAGCTGGGAGGGAG ACTCCGGAGCTCGGAGCTCGGGCGCCAGTGCACAGGTGGGGCGGGTGCGCAGGAGACTGGGGAGCGCGGAGGCGCTGGGGGCGGGAGCGCGGGCCCCGGGAGCAGCGAGGGACGGCGGCCGCGCAGCAGCGCTTGGGGGCCGGCTGTTCCGGGCCCCCGCCCCCTCGGTGGTGGCTCGCTCTTCGCTTCTCCGGCTCCGAAACAGACAcagcctccgccgccgccgccgccgccgccgccgctgcctgGCGCGCTGCCGGCTCCCTGGAACAGCCCCTCGGACACCGGCCACTTCCCGGCACTGGAGGGGCACAACGCGGCCACCGACCCGGTGGTGCTCCAGGAGGCGAGAGGGGTCCCGGCGCGCTCCGGGGCCCCGGCGCAGCGCACGGTGAGCGCCCCCGGGGCTCGGGGATCCCTTAGCCGCGGGTCCCGGGGTGCCACCTCCCGGGTGCCGGATGGGGCCGCCCTGGGGGCGCAGGGCAGAAGTTGGGACCGAACGCAGCCTGCCTCTGCCGCCGAGCCCGACATACTGCCGCCAGGGCGCAACGCCTCCACGTACCGGGCGCGGTCTGGGCAGCAGCAGCTGGCGCAGGGGGGCGCCGTGGGGGGCTCGGAGGGGGCGGCGCCGCTGGGGCCGGCGCAGGTGGTCACCGCCGGCCTCCTGACCCTGCTCATCGTCTGGACTCTGCTGGGCAATGTGCTGGTGTGCGCGGCCATCGTGCGCAGCCGCCACCTGCGCGCCAAGATGACCAACGTCTTCATCGTGTCTCTGGCTGTGTCCGACCTCTTCGTGGCGCTGCTGGTCATGCCCTGGAAGGCGGTCGCCGAGGTGGCCGGTTACTGGCCCTTTGGGGCCTTCTGCGACGTCTGGGTGGCCTTTGACATCATGTGCTCCACTGCCTCCATCCTGAACCTGTGCATCATCAGCGTGGACCGCTACTGGGCCATCTCCAGGCCCTTCTGCTACGAGCGCAAGATGACCCAGCTTGTGGCCTTGGTCATGGTCGGCCTGGTGTGGACCTTGTCCATCCTCATCTCCTTCATCCCAGTCCAGCTCCACTGGCACAGGGACAAGATGggctcctggggtggggtggacCCGCCATCTAACTCCGCCAACGGGACGCCCTGGGAGGAAGCCGGGGAGCCAGAAGTGAGCGCGGAAAACTGTGACTCCAGCCTGAACCGAACCTACGCGATCTCCTCCTCGCTCATCAGCTTCTACATCCCGGTGGCTATTATGATTGTGACCTATACGCGCATCTACCGCATCGCCCAGGTACAAATTCGCAGGATTTCCTCCCTGGAGAGGGCCGCGGAGCACGCGCAGAGCTGCCGGAGCCGTGAGGCCTGTGCGCCCGACGCCGGCCTGCGGGCGTCCATCAAGAAGGAGACCAAGGTCCTCAAGACCCTGTCGGTGATCATGGGGGTCTTCGTATGCTGCTGGCTACCCTTCTTCATCCTTAACTGCATGGTCCCCTTCTGCAGCGGACACCCCGAGGGCCCCGGGGCGGGCTTCCCCTGTGTCAGCGAGACCACCTTCGACGTCTTCGTCTGGTTCGGCTGGGCCAACTCCTCGCTCAACCCCATCATCTATGCCTTCAACGCTGACTTCCGGCAGGTGTTTGCCCAGCTGCTGGGGTGCAGCCACCTCTGCTCTCGCACCCAGGTGGAGACTGTGAACATCAGCAATGAGCTCATCTCTTACAACCAGGACACCGTGTTCCACAAGGAGATCGCAGCCGCCTACATCCATATGATCCCCAACGTCGTGACACCGGGCGACGCGGATgtggacaagcaggcagaggaggagagccCTTTCGATCGTATATCCCATATCTCTCCGAGGTCCCCAGGTGGCGACCCTGCTGCCCAGTCTGTCTGGGAGCTGGACTGCGAGGGGGAGACTTCACTAGGCAAGATAACGCCTTTCCCCCCAAATGGATTCCATTAA